One region of Oceanipulchritudo coccoides genomic DNA includes:
- a CDS encoding glycoside hydrolase family 16 protein, giving the protein MANRKSLILLLGVLAILIIIGYQMNSKSPDYPASNLHTDDYEPDKEWKLVWADEFEGDTLNPDNWNRQVVKAGRFNKEWQAYTDSVDNAYVEEGCLVIKAIHHGDWHGRDQYSSARLNTAGKQAWKYGKVAARIQLPHGKGMWPAFWMLGTNCDENGGDTPWPFCGEIDIMEMYGSKNDAVVEANIHFADMEDKHEMLEAIPFELEKGIFADRFHVFEVEWDQEAITWKMDGETYATVDISTEDKREFHQEYFILLNIAVGGAWAGRPDATTPFPQFMYVDWVRVYQKD; this is encoded by the coding sequence TCCTCGCCATACTCATCATAATCGGCTATCAAATGAATTCCAAATCCCCTGATTATCCCGCCTCCAATTTGCACACGGATGACTACGAGCCGGACAAGGAATGGAAGCTGGTCTGGGCAGACGAATTTGAGGGCGATACCCTCAACCCGGACAACTGGAACCGGCAAGTCGTGAAGGCGGGCCGGTTCAACAAGGAATGGCAGGCCTATACGGACAGCGTGGACAATGCCTACGTCGAGGAGGGCTGCCTCGTCATCAAGGCGATCCATCACGGCGATTGGCACGGGCGCGACCAGTACAGCTCCGCGCGGTTAAACACCGCTGGCAAGCAGGCATGGAAGTATGGCAAGGTGGCGGCCCGCATCCAACTCCCCCACGGCAAGGGGATGTGGCCGGCCTTCTGGATGCTCGGGACAAACTGCGATGAGAATGGTGGCGATACGCCATGGCCGTTCTGCGGGGAAATCGACATCATGGAGATGTATGGAAGCAAGAACGATGCTGTGGTTGAGGCGAACATCCACTTTGCCGACATGGAAGATAAGCACGAAATGCTGGAGGCCATCCCTTTCGAATTAGAAAAGGGCATCTTCGCTGACCGGTTCCATGTCTTCGAGGTTGAGTGGGATCAGGAAGCAATCACCTGGAAGATGGATGGTGAAACTTACGCCACCGTCGACATTTCAACAGAGGACAAAAGAGAGTTTCATCAGGAGTATTTTATCCTCCTGAACATTGCCGTTGGCGGTGCATGGGCCGGGCGCCCCGACGCCACGACCCCGTTCCCCCAGTTCATGTATGTCGACTGGGTCCGCGTGTACCAGAAGGATTAG